From Triticum urartu cultivar G1812 chromosome 2, Tu2.1, whole genome shotgun sequence, a single genomic window includes:
- the LOC125538863 gene encoding VAN3-binding protein: MEDLVPAKAFYSAAAVGMEPDHRGLMAIVREEPPPSEEPMDLLSSAWCSSAIQVLQTGPKEEDRSLALVEHPVIGLDDDRRDLSQLQRNDRSLVVDDSGFGGTTQPQWKYDDLKSWIWLQKAIHPELDYDNKKKWLPRKMSAPWSGISLKKWVKERKQKRKEEARLHRAEVHAAVSVAGVAAVLAAIAAENSAPAARGSASASMRETAVASAAALVAAQCAKVAEAAGATRDQVAAAVNAAVAATDASNVITLTAAAATSLRGAAALRGRRGGSGGHGQSERADQGGTAPWQDDLDFDFNYARSKAALAKGDELFVAMPDGKWKLHTVSAATDRNGKVVLRIKKMNLVMQAFSNTKECVVEDVRPCAPEKASREGDATYPVEVRTSRGKVELRADDYAVYKRWVTTVTHMLTSSTAITMRN, translated from the exons ATGGAGGATCTGGTTCCTGCCAAGGCATTCTATTCGGCTGCAG CTGTTGGCATGGAGCCGGATCACAGAGGCCTGATGGCGATCGTGCGCGAAGAGCCACCGCCATCGGAGGAGCCGATGGACCTGCTGTCGAGCGCGTGGTGCAGCTCGGCGATCCAAGTTCTTCAGACGGGTCCGAAGGAGGAGGATCGCTCGCTGGCGCTGGTGGAGCACCCTGTCATTGGGCTTGACGATGATAGGAGAGACCTGTCGCAGCTGCAG AGGAATGATCGTAGCTTGGTTGTTGACGACAGCGGCTTCGGTGGCACGACGCAACCGCAATGGAAATACGACGATCTGAAG TCATGGATATGGCTGCAGAAGGCCATTCACCCGGAGCTGGACTACGACAACAAGAAGAAATGG CTCCCGCGCAAGATGTCGGCGCCGTGGAGCGGCATCTCGCTCAAGAAGTGGGTCAAGGAGCGGAAGCAGAAGCGCAAGGAGGAGGCGCGGCTGCACAGGGCCGAGGTCCACGCCGCGGTGTCCGTCGCGGGCGTCGCGGCCGTGCTCGCCGCCATCGCCGCGGAGAACTCCGCGCCCGCGGCGCGCGGCTCGGCGTCGGCCTCGATGAGGGAGACGGCGGTGGCCTCGGCCGCCGCGCTCGTGGCGGCGCAGTGCGCCAAGGTGGCCGAGGCCGCGGGCGCCACGCGGGACCAGGTCGCCGCGGCAGTCaacgccgccgtggccgccaCCGACGCCAGCAACGTGATCAcgctcaccgccgccgccgccacct CACTGCGTGGCGCGGCGGCGCTGCGAGGGAggcgcggcggcagcggcggccaTGGGCAGAGCGAGAGGGCGGACCAGGGTGGCACGGCGCCGTGGCAGGACGACCTGGACTTCGACTTCAACTACGCGAGGTCCAAGGCGGCGCTGGCCAAGGGCGACGAGCTGTTCGTCGCGATGCCTGACG GCAAGTGGAAGCTGCACACGGTGTCCGCGGCCACGGACAGGAACGGCAAGGTCGTCCTCCGGATCAAGAAGATGAACTTGGTCATGCAGGCCTTCTCCAACACCAAAGAAT GCGTGGTGGAGGACGTCCGGCCGTGCGCGCCGGAGAAGGCGAGCCGGGAGGGGGACGCGACGTACCCGGTGGAGGTGAGGACGAGCAGGGGCAAGGTGGAGCTCCGCGCCGACGACTACGCCGTGTACAAGAGGTGGGTCACCACCGTGACGCACATGCTCACCTCCTCCACCGCCATCACCATGCGCAATTAA
- the LOC125538862 gene encoding uncharacterized protein LOC125538862: protein MWKNEGKENLQLRQVQNPKPQPAMPTGVAIPAPYPKPPQSPRLLHRSRHCSGHRLLLATASPFRPDSPPLPFPRRSRSSVAAIHAASSDPALYSFPSSPTPPPRPPPASAPPEPPSTVARAGRSKKKPAGGRIEGGGDVRREAKSRAKRRSRRLSENAFYRRKRRAASGQADAFTDEELEMIGLGYDRSVRFMDGPDDPRLRHPHDWYRFGAFGPYSWRGIVVGPPIRGRFSDDRVSLMSEVADHDEWDRNEQFEMSNQFSHRLNELDDAVGFRYYWVFVRHPRWRPDEPPWQQWTLSAEVAVQASKDQRLDKWSLMGRFGNSTRELITRCAAWMRPDILYVKRPLYQSRFEPQEEFFSRLRPLVDPSTENQFLFDLEQDGRVIQTTYFGGLCRIVKASPKSYVDDVVNAYSKLSEADKSRCLEFLLTNHPMELLHPYTKEWKVKLEEMELGCDAPDESDDEGGDEIGSEIIDWVEDEEVDVIDDTEDDVDNDYEDEEVVDVSEEVEADEVIESSEENEDYWDEQWDKAMKSNDKMEKLVKNRVEKSYEYNKRQMQQQKDMESQMGTSNTMIMQQEQAEEDEVKLVQQESARSRSALVRVKREPPPGLFLRAAVRPFTYRNLVKEIVLMRHQIIDGEIV, encoded by the coding sequence ATGTGGAAAAATGAAGGTAAGGAAAATCTCCAACTCCGACAGGTCCAAAACCCAAAGCCCCAGCCAGCCATGCCGACCGGCGTGGCCATCCCCGCCCCCTACCCCAAACCCCCGCAATCCCCTCGCCTCCTCCACCGCAGCCGCCACtgctccggccaccgcctcctcctcgccaCAGCCTCCCCCTTCCGCCCAGATTCCCCACCTCTCCCCTTCCCCAGGCGTAGCCGCAGCTCCGTCGCCGCCATCCATGCCGCCTCCTCCGACCCGGCCCTCTATTCCTTCCCCTCCTCCCCGACCCCGCCTCCGCGCCCGCCCCCGGCCTCGGCCCCTCCGGAGCCCCCCTCCACCGTGGCCCGCGCCGGCCGCAGCAAGAAGAAGCCCGCCGGCGGCCGCATCGAGGGCGGCGGCGACGTGCGGCGCGAGGCCAAGTCCCGGGCCAAgcgccgcagccgccgcctctCGGAGAACGCCTTCTACCGCCGGAAGCGCCGCGCCGCCTCGGGGCAGGCCGACGCCTTCACCGACGAGGAACTCGAGATGATCGGCCTCGGCTACGACCGCTCCGTCCGCTTCATGGACGGGCCCGACGACCCGCGCCTCCGCCACCCGCACGATTGGTACAGGTTCGGCGCCTTCGGACCCTACTCCTGGCGCGGCATCGTCGTCGGGCCGCCCATCCGCGGCCGCTTCTCCGACGACCGCGTCTCCCTCATGTCCGAGGTGGCCGACCACGACGAATGGGACCGCAACGAGCAGTTCGAGATGTCCAACCAATTTTCACACCGTCTCAACGAGCTCGATGATGCCGTCGGCTTCCGGTACTACTGGGTCTTCGTGCGGCACCCTAGGTGGCGCCCCGACGAGCCACCATGGCAGCAGTGGACGCTCTCGGCCGAGGTCGCCGTCCAGGCCAGCAAGGACCAGCGGCTGGATAAGTGGAGCCTCATGGGCCGGTTCGGTAACTCGACACGCGAGCTGATCACGCGCTGCGCGGCCTGGATGCGCCCGGACATCCTATATGTCAAGCGTCCGCTGTACCAGTCGAGGTTCGAGCCACAGGAGGAATTCTTCAGTCGGCTCCGCCCGTTGGTTGATCCCTCAACCGAGAACCAGTTCTTGTTTGACCTTGAACAGGATGGCAGGGTCATTCAGACGACCTACTTCGGGGGCCTTTGCAGGATTGTGAAGGCAAGCCCAAAGTCTTATGTGGATGATGTTGTAAATGCATACTCGAAGCTGAGTGAGGCGGATAAGTCACGCTGTCTGGAGTTCTTGCTCACAAACCATCCCATGGAGCTGCTCCACCCATACACCAAGGAGTGGAAAGTCAAGCTAGAGGAGATGGAACTTGGGTGTGATGCGCCTGATGAGAGTGACGATGAGGGTGGTGATGAGATTGGAAGTGAGATCATTGATTGGGTTGAGGATGAGGAGGTTGATGTGATTGATGATACCGAGGATGATGTAGACAACGACTATGAAGATGAGGAAGTGGTTGATGTCAGTGAAGAGGTGGAAGCAGATGAAGTAATAGAAAGTAGTGAGGAGAATGAGGACTACTGGGACGAGCAATGGGATAAAGCGATGAAAAGTAATGATAAAATGGAGAAACTGGTCAAGAACAGGGTTGAGAAATCATATGAGTATAATAAGCGGCAAATGCAACAGCAGAAAGATATGGAATCGCAAATGGGCACTTCCAATACAATGATTATGCAGCAGGAGCAGGCCGAGGAGGATGAGGTGAAGCTGGTACAGCAGGAAAGTGCAAGGAGCAGAAGTGCGCTGGTCAGAGTGAAGCGCGAGCCCCCTCCAGGGCTCTTCCTGAGGGCGGCTGTCCGGCCATTCACTTACAGGAATCTTGTCAAGGAAATTGTTCTGATGAGACACCAAATTATTGATGGAGAGATAGTTTAG